In Treponema primitia ZAS-2, a genomic segment contains:
- a CDS encoding chemotaxis protein CheA — protein MSDYLDPNNEELLKDFFSEAQMQVDTLEQNILVLENEGGNKDAVDEIFRAAHTLKGGSATVEMMELSHFTHMVEDVLDAIRSDQLAVNEDVVDTLLAAIDIIKAMLGQRMEGAIYQADTSEMEGRLEALIPESSKGKKGGAVKAKPPAAAAPAPAAAAVAAPAAPAGGLSEDDLRELRESVDGGMPIFRISVVFDESSLMNTVGGIQVYAALKGDGTVLRTIPDFEQLYEDNFYPTVEYYVASNKTPEDLKKHVLIPDVSLSAIVTDVSKPAAEAAPAPAAAPAPVAAPAAPAPAAAPAEAAAPAAKSAAATAAAGEDAKKAGKEAGSILRVDSKRIDDLLNLVSETVITKATFNQISNQFGDLVNDLHSIEGAYREKIKNLFDRLPDYLEGIQEGRSIKDVRKEINEEYGDIFALFDGFEASLKNNMGKFRSTSQNLGRITGELQEGVMRIRMVPISQIFSRFPRLVRDLSKSLNKKINLVIEGEETELDKSVIEDLLDPIMHSVRNSIDHGIESQEERKASGKPEEGMVLLKATNEGNMIVIEISDDGKGIDVEAVKGKAVERGLISPNKLLTDPEAFNLIFEPGFSTAKTITSISGRGVGLDVVRRSIEKLNGTVTVTSEKGKGTTFLIKLPLTLAIIQGLLVRVGGEIYSIPITSVIESLRIKPEEIRMIDNYEVFNIRNDVISLLRLNRLFGIHTEEQQDYNFIVIVGTAEKKMGFMVDSLIGEEDVVIKPLRDQFTNSPGIAGASILGDGSVSLIIDVSQLLELGLHQELEARRVRELSNR, from the coding sequence ATGAGTGACTATCTGGATCCAAATAATGAGGAGCTTCTCAAAGACTTTTTTAGTGAAGCCCAGATGCAAGTCGATACTCTGGAACAGAATATTCTGGTCCTTGAGAATGAAGGCGGCAACAAAGACGCGGTAGACGAAATATTCCGTGCGGCCCATACCCTGAAAGGGGGGTCCGCGACTGTGGAAATGATGGAATTGTCCCATTTTACCCACATGGTAGAGGATGTTTTGGATGCTATCCGCTCGGATCAGCTTGCGGTCAACGAGGATGTGGTAGACACCCTCCTGGCAGCCATCGATATCATTAAAGCCATGCTCGGACAGCGCATGGAAGGGGCGATCTATCAGGCGGATACTTCCGAGATGGAAGGCCGGCTGGAGGCTTTGATCCCCGAAAGCTCCAAGGGCAAGAAAGGGGGCGCCGTAAAGGCTAAACCCCCTGCGGCTGCCGCTCCTGCCCCGGCCGCAGCTGCCGTTGCTGCTCCCGCCGCCCCTGCCGGGGGTCTTTCGGAAGACGATCTCCGGGAACTGCGGGAATCCGTGGATGGCGGAATGCCTATCTTCCGCATTTCCGTAGTTTTTGACGAAAGCAGCCTGATGAATACCGTTGGGGGTATCCAGGTATACGCCGCCCTCAAGGGGGATGGCACGGTACTGCGGACCATACCGGATTTTGAACAGCTCTACGAGGATAATTTCTACCCCACGGTGGAATATTACGTTGCCAGCAATAAAACCCCGGAGGATCTGAAAAAACACGTTCTCATCCCCGATGTATCCCTTTCAGCCATTGTGACTGATGTAAGCAAACCTGCCGCCGAGGCCGCCCCTGCTCCTGCCGCTGCTCCGGCGCCGGTTGCTGCTCCTGCTGCCCCGGCTCCTGCAGCCGCCCCAGCGGAAGCTGCCGCCCCTGCGGCAAAATCTGCGGCAGCCACCGCAGCAGCCGGTGAGGATGCCAAGAAGGCCGGGAAAGAGGCGGGCTCCATACTCAGGGTAGACTCCAAACGCATTGACGACCTCCTCAACCTGGTATCCGAAACGGTTATCACCAAGGCGACCTTTAACCAGATAAGTAACCAGTTCGGCGATTTGGTAAACGATCTCCACAGCATAGAGGGCGCCTACCGGGAGAAAATTAAAAACCTCTTCGATCGGCTTCCGGATTATCTGGAGGGCATCCAGGAAGGACGCTCTATAAAGGATGTCCGTAAGGAAATCAACGAAGAATACGGGGATATTTTCGCCCTCTTTGACGGCTTTGAAGCGTCCCTGAAAAACAATATGGGCAAATTCCGGTCCACCTCCCAGAACCTGGGGCGGATCACTGGGGAACTCCAGGAAGGGGTCATGCGTATCCGTATGGTGCCCATCAGCCAGATATTCAGCCGTTTTCCCCGGCTCGTCCGGGACCTGTCCAAGTCTCTTAATAAGAAAATTAATCTGGTTATCGAAGGGGAGGAGACCGAACTGGATAAGTCGGTTATTGAAGACCTCCTGGACCCGATCATGCACTCGGTACGGAACTCCATCGACCACGGGATCGAATCCCAGGAAGAACGGAAGGCTTCGGGCAAACCCGAGGAAGGCATGGTCCTCCTCAAGGCAACCAACGAAGGCAATATGATCGTCATCGAGATTTCCGATGACGGCAAGGGCATAGACGTGGAAGCGGTCAAGGGCAAGGCGGTTGAACGGGGGCTTATCAGTCCCAACAAGCTCCTTACAGACCCGGAAGCCTTCAACCTGATCTTTGAACCCGGGTTTTCCACTGCCAAAACCATCACCAGTATATCCGGCCGGGGGGTCGGCCTGGATGTAGTCCGCCGGTCCATTGAAAAACTCAACGGAACCGTTACGGTTACCTCCGAAAAAGGGAAGGGCACTACTTTCCTCATCAAACTGCCCCTCACCCTGGCAATTATCCAGGGCCTTTTGGTCCGGGTGGGCGGGGAAATCTACTCTATCCCAATTACATCGGTCATCGAAAGCCTGCGGATTAAGCCCGAGGAAATCAGGATGATCGACAATTACGAAGTGTTCAACATCCGTAACGATGTTATCTCCCTGCTCAGGCTCAACCGGCTCTTTGGTATACACACCGAGGAACAGCAGGATTACAATTTTATCGTTATCGTGGGCACCGCAGAAAAGAAGATGGGCTTCATGGTGGACAGCCTGATCGGCGAAGAAGACGTGGTCATCAAACCCCTGCGGGATCAGTTCACCAACTCTCCGGGCATTGCCGGGGCGTCCATACTGGGGGACGGTTCAGTCTCCCTGATCATCGACGTAAGTCAGCTATTGGAACTGGGGCTCCACCAGGAATTGGAAGCGCGGAGGGTTCGGGAGTTGTCGAACCGGTAG